In Neorhizobium sp. NCHU2750, a single genomic region encodes these proteins:
- the msrA gene encoding peptide-methionine (S)-S-oxide reductase MsrA → MLAASPAIAIAAEPAIAIPAPAMDEPTKLASETAVFAGGCFWGVQGVFQHVKGVTNAVSGYAGGTGETANYKTVSGGSTGHAESVEVTFNPQEISYGRLLQIFFSVAHNPTQLNYQGPDHGTQYRSAIFASSQSQADVAAAYIAQLDKTGLFHTPIVTKISTLQGFYPAEKYHQDFLTLNPSYPYIVYNDLPKIDNLKVMFPADFRANPVLVSKAKS, encoded by the coding sequence ATGCTCGCGGCTTCGCCGGCTATCGCAATAGCGGCAGAACCCGCCATAGCCATCCCGGCACCGGCCATGGACGAGCCGACCAAACTTGCCAGTGAAACCGCCGTTTTCGCCGGTGGCTGCTTCTGGGGCGTGCAGGGCGTGTTCCAGCATGTCAAAGGCGTGACCAACGCCGTTTCGGGCTATGCAGGTGGAACCGGGGAGACGGCGAATTACAAGACTGTCAGTGGTGGTAGCACCGGCCATGCGGAATCGGTCGAAGTCACCTTCAATCCGCAGGAAATCAGTTACGGCAGGCTGCTGCAGATCTTCTTTTCCGTCGCCCACAATCCGACGCAGCTGAACTATCAGGGGCCGGATCATGGGACGCAGTATCGCTCTGCCATCTTTGCCTCAAGCCAGAGCCAGGCAGATGTCGCCGCCGCCTATATAGCCCAGCTGGACAAGACAGGCCTGTTCCACACCCCGATCGTGACCAAGATCTCGACACTTCAAGGCTTTTATCCGGCGGAAAAATACCATCAGGATTTCCTCACCCTCAACCCGTCATACCCCTACATCGTCTATAACGACCTGCCGAAAATCGACAATCTGAAGGTCATGTTCCCGGCGGACTTCCGGGCAAATCCTGTTCTCGTCTCCAAGGCGAAGAGCTAA
- a CDS encoding CocE/NonD family hydrolase, translated as MADRSFTVIENQWIRLKDGTRLAARIWMPDGADADPVPAVFEFLPYRKRDGTSPRDESTYPVFAAAGIAGVRVDIRGSGESDGVIDGEYTELELANACELIAWIAEQPWSNGSVGMMGISWGGFNSLQVAALSPRALKAVISIASTTDRYNDDIHYKNGCHLSAQLSWAATMLAYQSRSPDPEIVGDRWLDMWMDRLENEPFFMEEWLSHQRRDDFWKHGSVCEDYSAIEIPVLVIAGWADGYRNTPFLAAEGLGDKAKALVGPWIHKYPHFAWPKPRADFHGEAIAFWNRWLRGEENGIEDLPQVRAYILDGPKPTRRRDTDPGLWVSKSRWSEPEAETFYVDQFGILLEGMPIPHAPTREIYLKSPLDTGTAAGEWFTLKPDAELPGDQRGDDAGSLTFQTPPLAEAKTYLGRPVITLTLRADAELANLCARIVDIHPDGTATRVSFGVINLAHRNSNETPKPLVPGEPVTIRLELDACGYRFGEGHRIRLSLSTAYWPTVLPPPVDPGVTLDIASLGLAMPLLGDHDTFEMKQPDNPDPLPKYIEHAPAETRRSVTRDLAANRTIYEVAEDTGLFEHPGTGLATRQLKGEQWSIDMDDPLSMTGTSTWTCDMKRARWSVRTVSVAKIACTSTDWLISASIRAYDGDRQIFERSFDKAIPRDLM; from the coding sequence ATGGCAGACCGTTCCTTCACCGTCATCGAAAACCAATGGATCAGGCTGAAGGACGGGACCCGGCTCGCGGCCCGGATCTGGATGCCGGACGGCGCAGACGCCGATCCGGTGCCGGCCGTGTTCGAATTCCTGCCCTACCGAAAGCGCGATGGAACAAGCCCGCGCGACGAATCCACTTATCCGGTCTTTGCCGCGGCCGGCATTGCCGGCGTGCGTGTCGATATCCGCGGCTCGGGTGAATCCGACGGCGTGATCGATGGCGAATATACCGAGCTGGAACTGGCAAATGCCTGCGAGCTGATTGCATGGATTGCCGAACAGCCATGGTCCAATGGCTCCGTCGGCATGATGGGCATTTCGTGGGGCGGCTTCAACAGCCTGCAGGTGGCAGCGCTTAGTCCGCGGGCCTTGAAGGCGGTGATCTCGATCGCCTCGACCACCGACCGCTACAACGACGACATCCACTACAAGAACGGCTGCCACCTCTCCGCCCAGCTTTCCTGGGCGGCCACCATGCTCGCCTATCAATCCCGCTCGCCGGATCCGGAGATCGTCGGCGACCGCTGGCTCGACATGTGGATGGATCGGCTGGAAAACGAGCCTTTCTTCATGGAGGAATGGCTGTCTCATCAGCGTCGAGACGATTTCTGGAAACATGGTTCGGTCTGCGAAGATTACTCGGCTATCGAAATCCCGGTATTGGTCATCGCCGGCTGGGCGGACGGCTATCGCAACACGCCGTTTCTCGCCGCCGAAGGGCTGGGTGACAAGGCCAAGGCGCTGGTCGGCCCATGGATCCACAAATACCCGCATTTCGCCTGGCCGAAGCCGCGTGCCGATTTCCACGGCGAGGCGATCGCCTTCTGGAACCGCTGGCTGCGCGGAGAAGAAAACGGCATAGAAGATCTGCCGCAGGTTCGTGCCTACATTCTCGACGGCCCGAAACCGACCAGACGTCGCGATACCGATCCGGGCCTCTGGGTATCGAAATCACGCTGGAGCGAGCCGGAAGCCGAGACCTTCTATGTCGATCAGTTCGGAATACTGCTTGAAGGCATGCCGATCCCGCACGCGCCGACGCGCGAGATCTACCTGAAATCGCCGCTCGACACGGGCACCGCCGCTGGCGAATGGTTCACCCTGAAACCGGATGCGGAATTGCCCGGCGACCAGCGCGGCGACGATGCCGGCTCCCTGACGTTCCAGACGCCGCCGCTCGCGGAGGCGAAGACCTATCTCGGTCGCCCCGTCATAACCCTGACGCTCAGAGCCGATGCCGAGCTTGCCAATCTCTGCGCCCGCATCGTCGATATCCATCCCGACGGCACGGCGACCCGCGTCTCCTTCGGCGTCATTAATCTTGCCCACCGGAATAGCAACGAAACCCCGAAGCCGCTCGTACCCGGCGAACCGGTGACGATCCGGCTCGAACTCGATGCCTGCGGTTACCGCTTCGGCGAAGGTCACCGAATCCGGCTATCCTTGTCCACCGCCTACTGGCCAACCGTGTTGCCGCCGCCGGTCGATCCGGGTGTGACACTCGACATCGCCTCGCTCGGCCTCGCCATGCCGCTGCTCGGCGACCATGATACGTTCGAGATGAAGCAACCGGACAATCCCGATCCTCTGCCGAAATATATCGAGCACGCACCGGCCGAAACGCGCCGCAGCGTTACCCGCGATCTCGCCGCCAACCGGACGATCTATGAGGTTGCCGAGGATACCGGTCTGTTCGAACATCCGGGCACCGGCCTTGCCACCCGCCAGTTGAAGGGGGAGCAGTGGTCGATCGACATGGACGACCCACTGTCGATGACCGGTACGTCGACATGGACCTGTGACATGAAGCGGGCCCGCTGGTCCGTGCGGACCGTCTCGGTGGCGAAGATCGCCTGTACCTCCACGGACTGGCTGATCAGTGCGTCGATCAGGGCCTATGACGGTGACAGGCAGATCTTCGAAAGGAGCTTCGACAAGGCCATCCCGCGTGACCTCATGTAG
- a CDS encoding alpha/beta hydrolase, which translates to MDTKPSSSPMPQEAGILEFLDICARFYPDDAVDASIAQQRQWYDALCARFDQPLPEGMDFSDELLFAPIRRYRPSKIETGTILLYLHGGGFVVGSRQSHHAICAEIANFAAAELISVDYRLAPEHLWPAQTDDCFGVLKQLLGQGRQVVVIGDSAGGNLAAGLTLRARDEGLAGIVGQVLIYPALGGDLVSGSYLEMANAPGLTTADVAYYRAVLKAPEDEPVAHPLKSAELSGLPQAYITVAHFDPLRDDGRLYAERLRQAGVAATFRDEPQMVHAWLRARHMSDGARAGFAALCQAIGAMARGNR; encoded by the coding sequence ATGGATACCAAGCCTTCATCCTCGCCGATGCCGCAAGAGGCCGGCATTCTGGAGTTTCTCGATATCTGCGCCCGGTTCTATCCGGATGACGCGGTGGACGCTTCCATTGCGCAGCAAAGACAATGGTATGATGCGCTCTGCGCCCGTTTCGACCAGCCTCTGCCTGAGGGCATGGACTTTAGCGACGAGCTGCTGTTTGCGCCCATCCGCCGTTATCGACCATCGAAAATCGAAACTGGGACAATCCTGCTCTATCTCCATGGCGGCGGCTTCGTGGTCGGCTCGCGGCAGAGCCATCATGCGATCTGTGCAGAAATTGCCAATTTTGCTGCCGCGGAGCTGATTTCCGTCGATTATCGGCTGGCGCCGGAACATCTCTGGCCGGCCCAGACGGACGATTGTTTTGGCGTGCTGAAGCAGCTTTTGGGTCAGGGCAGACAGGTCGTGGTGATCGGTGACAGTGCCGGCGGCAATCTGGCGGCCGGGCTCACCTTGCGGGCGCGCGACGAGGGGCTTGCAGGCATCGTGGGGCAGGTGCTGATCTATCCGGCCTTGGGCGGCGATCTGGTATCGGGCTCCTATCTCGAGATGGCCAATGCGCCGGGGCTGACGACTGCCGACGTCGCCTATTACCGTGCCGTGCTGAAGGCGCCGGAGGACGAGCCGGTTGCCCATCCGCTCAAGTCGGCAGAGCTTTCCGGCCTGCCGCAGGCCTATATCACGGTCGCGCATTTCGATCCGCTGCGGGATGACGGCAGGCTCTATGCAGAACGTTTGCGTCAGGCGGGTGTTGCGGCGACATTTCGTGACGAACCGCAGATGGTGCATGCTTGGCTTCGGGCACGCCATATGAGCGACGGCGCGCGGGCTGGGTTTGCGGCGCTTTGCCAAGCGATCGGCGCCATGGCGAGAGGCAACCGATGA
- a CDS encoding ACT domain-containing protein, with translation MSGVLDLATLLATLDPVLIEGEFVYASVPPGRPEDYLHLKPLGLFFEAEGLTLILPVETAAASDLATSAPLRCITMNVHSSLEAVGLTAAIATALTKEGISANVVAAYYHDHVLVPAGDATRAVEVLTSLSKAAGI, from the coding sequence ATGAGCGGCGTTCTGGACCTTGCGACGCTTCTCGCCACGCTTGATCCGGTTCTGATCGAGGGAGAGTTCGTTTACGCAAGCGTGCCGCCGGGCAGGCCGGAGGATTATCTGCATCTGAAACCTCTCGGCCTGTTCTTCGAGGCGGAAGGACTGACGCTCATTCTTCCTGTCGAGACGGCTGCCGCCTCAGACCTTGCAACCAGCGCCCCGCTCAGATGCATCACGATGAATGTTCATTCGTCGCTGGAAGCCGTCGGCCTGACCGCCGCGATCGCCACGGCGCTGACGAAGGAGGGGATCAGCGCCAATGTCGTTGCGGCCTATTACCACGATCATGTGCTTGTCCCGGCAGGTGACGCAACCCGCGCGGTCGAGGTTCTGACGTCGCTTTCCAAAGCTGCCGGAATCTAG
- a CDS encoding transposase, whose amino-acid sequence MSEITIGADISKDHIDLHRLPDGDRMRVTNDRKGFAAILGWIGDTPVARVVYEPTGAYHKPFERFMLTRGLPLSKVNPRQARRFAEATGKLAKTDRADAAMLAQFGMVLNPRLLSPYAVSFAELKELHAARLALVKDRTAAKNRAKNITQPLLKRQNLARLKQIEAQLVQVEQVMTDHIATDESLKVRFDILVSIPGLSRITAFTLLIEMPELGEIDEKAAGKLSGLAPNDRQSGGWTGRAFIAGGRAIVRQALYMPALVAIRFNPDLKAKYDALRTAGKPPKVAITAIMRKLVVLANALLRKQQIWTPKPA is encoded by the coding sequence ATGAGTGAGATTACCATCGGGGCCGATATCTCGAAAGACCATATCGATCTCCATCGGTTGCCAGATGGTGACAGGATGCGCGTCACCAACGACCGCAAGGGATTTGCCGCGATCCTTGGCTGGATCGGCGACACGCCTGTCGCGCGTGTGGTCTATGAGCCGACCGGTGCCTACCACAAGCCTTTCGAACGCTTCATGCTCACCCGTGGCCTGCCACTTTCCAAGGTCAATCCGCGTCAGGCGCGACGGTTTGCCGAGGCAACTGGGAAGCTGGCCAAGACGGATCGCGCGGATGCCGCGATGCTGGCCCAATTCGGCATGGTACTGAACCCGCGTCTCTTATCCCCGTATGCCGTTTCTTTCGCTGAACTCAAGGAATTGCATGCTGCACGTCTGGCGTTGGTGAAGGACAGAACGGCTGCGAAGAACCGGGCCAAGAATATCACTCAGCCGCTCCTCAAAAGGCAGAACCTCGCCCGGCTGAAGCAGATCGAAGCGCAACTCGTCCAGGTCGAGCAGGTCATGACCGACCACATCGCAACGGACGAAAGCCTCAAGGTGCGCTTCGATATCCTTGTTTCCATACCTGGCCTGTCGAGGATCACAGCCTTTACACTTCTCATCGAAATGCCCGAGCTGGGCGAAATCGATGAAAAGGCAGCCGGCAAGCTATCGGGTCTTGCCCCAAACGACAGGCAGTCCGGAGGGTGGACCGGACGCGCCTTCATCGCTGGTGGAAGAGCCATCGTCAGGCAAGCCCTTTACATGCCGGCTCTTGTCGCTATCCGTTTCAACCCGGATCTTAAGGCCAAATACGACGCACTCAGGACAGCAGGAAAGCCGCCCAAAGTCGCAATCACCGCTATCATGCGAAAGCTGGTCGTCCTTGCAAACGCACTCCTGCGCAAACAGCAAATATGGACACCAAAACCGGCTTGA